From Salvia splendens isolate huo1 chromosome 16, SspV2, whole genome shotgun sequence, a single genomic window includes:
- the LOC121772490 gene encoding 4'-phosphopantetheinyl transferase HetI-like translates to MRRGFSRMKLHCFDRTFIRSSHSLNAVQLPAPMETHLWYVNPSEVKSESLLKQYLDILSPCERENVLRLQGKELRKSALLARALVRTTIAKYQMNSPVEPRSLKFRKNVHGKPEVCWPSIDDWDPPPLQFNLSHTSSLIACGVTINSQIGIDVEEKKRSIKHDILSFARRYFSKYEVELLAAISDPQVQQREFIKLWTLKEAYVKALGKGFSGAPFKTFTIRFQGVMGGDSEAFDESSTKGFEIVVDSLDDPTDVSNIWQFSLLELDGSHYAAICTEKQSALDGKINIPGKLMVWKTIPIIEDKYVSGTDAVKIICGFQ, encoded by the exons ATGCGGAGAGGATTTTCGAGAATGAAGTTGCATTGCTTCGATCGAACATTCATCCGTTCTTCGCACTCTTTAAATGCCGTTCAACTCCCGGCTCCAAT GGAGACACATTTGTGGTATGTGAACCCCAGCGAAGTGAAGAGTGAGTCTTTGCTAAAGCAATACTTAGATATTCTGTCTCCGTGTGAGAGGGAGAATGTACTGCGGTTACAAGGAAAGGAGCTGAGGAAGAGCGCGTTGCTGGCACGTGCATTGGTTCGCACCACGATTGCCAAAT ATCAGATGAACTCACCAGTTGAACCTAGATCATTGAAGTTCCGCAAAAACGTACACGGAAAGCCTGAG GTATGTTGGCCGTCAATTGATGATTGGGATCCACCTCCCTTGCAGTTTAACCTCTCCCATACATCTTCCTTGATAGCTTGTGGAGTGACTATTAATTCTCAA ATTGGTATTGATGTAGAAGAAAAGAAACGGAGCATTAAACACGACATTTTATCCTTTGCTCGTCGTTATTTCTCCAAATATGAAGTTGAATTGTTAGCTGCTATTTCCGACCCTCAAGTCCAGCAAAGGGAGTTTATCAAATTATGGACTCTCAAG GAGGCATATGTCAAAGCATTAGGTAAAGGATTTTCTGGTGCACCATTCAAAACATTCACTATTCGCTTCCAGGGTGTAATGGGAGGAGACTCTGAAGCTTTCGATGAGTCAAGCACTAAG GGTTTTGAAATAGTTGTGGATTCTCTGGATGATCCGACCGATGTTTCAAATATTTGGCAATTTTCGCTCTTGGAGTTGGATGGTTCACATTATGCAGCTATTTGCACAGAGAAGCAATCTGCTTTAGATG GCAAAATAAATATTCCGGGTAAGCTGATGGTGTGGAAGACAATTCCAATTATAGAGGATAAATACGTCTCTGGAACAGATGCAGTCAAGATTATTTGTGGCTTTCAATGA
- the LOC121769981 gene encoding E3 ubiquitin ligase BIG BROTHER-related-like: MDDSKVSANTPADTADREQNPTNSPPNGGDAAENLRGRTPFTNLSQVDADLALARTLQEQERAYMMLTMGVGDGIPYGSWGNESFGHENYGDDYDDASEEDYDGSDVEVDDDDDDDAEDAFDVHARGEGVEDDDQTAELDPSLFSSDEAFARALQDSEEREMAARMFALAGMNEMVVGDEEDVDEDEEEQAGILPDTWEEVDPDELSYEELIALGEVVGTESRGLSADSIASLASVNYKSQDTKEGISDSCVICRLDYEDGDALTALSCKHLYHPECINNWLQINKVCPVCSTEVSNSLGKS; the protein is encoded by the exons ATGGATGACTCCAAAGTCAGTGCCAACACTCCCGCCGACACCGCCGACCGAGAACAAAACCCTACCAACAGTCCACCCAATGGAGGTGACGCCGCCGAAAATCTCCGCGGGAGAACTCCCTTTACGAACCTCAGTCAAGTCGATGCGGATCTTGCTCTTGCACGTACTCTCCAGGAACAG GAAAGGGCTTATATGATGTTGACAATGGGTGTTGGTGatggcattccttatggaagtTGGGGAAATGAGAGTTTTGGGCATGAAAATTATGGTGATGATTATGATGATGCTAGTGAAGAGGATTATGATGGTTCTGATGTTGAggtggatgatgatgatgatgatgatgcagAAGATGCTTTTGACGTACATGCTCGTGGTGAAGGAGTAGAAGATGATGATCAAACAGCAGAATTGGATCCCTCTTTGTTTTCCAGTGATGAGGCCTTTGCCAGAGCATTGCAAGATTCTGAAGAACGGGAAATGGCAGCCAGAATGTTTGCACTAGCAGGGATGAATGAGA TGGTTGTTGGGGATGAAGAAGACGTCGATGAAGATGAGGAGGAGCAAGCTGGAATTCTTCCG gatacATGGGAAGAGGTTGATCCCGACGAACTCTCGTATGAG GAGCTGATCGCATTAGGAGAAGTTGTTGGAACAGAGAGCAGGGGTCTTTCTGCAGATTCAATAGCTTCTTTGGCTTCCGTCAACTATAAATCACAAGACACTAAGGAAGGGATCAGTGATTC CTGTGTCATATGTAGATTGGACTATGAGGATGGCGATGCTTTGACTGCTCTCTCTTGCAAACATTTATATCATCCAGAATGTATCAACAATTGGTTACAAATCAACAAG GTTTGCCCCGTGTGCAGCACCGAAGTATCAAACTCTTTGGGGAAAAGCTAG
- the LOC121772558 gene encoding rho GTPase-activating protein 5-like: MTEILRSPPQQLPSTSISNVVELSQVGHESAEFFSCGSGEIGEEGDDQLPVLAAFLTVFRKSLVGCRIRSGVEEQATMEIGGPTNVRHVAHVTFDRFNGFLGLPVEFEPEVPRRPPSASTRVFGVSTESMQLSFDSRGNCVPTILLMMQQRLYSQRGLESEGIFRINPENGQEEYVREQLNNGLIPDDIDVHCLAGLIKAWFRELPKGVLDCVEAEQVMQAQSEEECCHVVSLLPPTEAALLDWAINLMADVAQMEHLNKMNARNVAMVFAPNMTQMSDPLTALMYAVQVMNFLKTLIEKTLRQREECEPVIQPVPSDDDPKNKAECEIREEEEEDAKHEESDMLADGKGHFGDMLSSNMRHILEGGRNEWKIRRSKSRSWNEVRKGLKKNSSQSEGERDKEVRVIRRAR, translated from the exons ATGACAGAGATACTACGTTCCCCACCTCAACAACTGCCCTCAACCTCCATCTCTAACGTTGTTGAGTTGTCACAAGTCGGCCATGAATCGGCTGAATTTTTCAGTTGTGGGAGTGGAGAGATAGGAGAGGAAGGGGATGATCAACTGCCTGTTTTGGCTGCTTTCTTGACTGTTTTTAGGAAATCTTTGGTGGGTTGCAGAATCAGAAGTGGAGTTGAAGAACAGGCCACAATGGAGATTGGTGGCCCTACTAATGTTAGGCATGTTGCTCATGTTACCTTTGATAGGTTCAATGGCTTTCTCGGCCTTCCCGTTGAGTTTGAACCCGAAGTTCCTAGGCGGCCTCCTAGCGCCAG TACGCGGGTGTTTGGAGTTTCAACAGAGTCGATGCAGCTTTCTTTCGATAGCAGAGGCAATTGTGTGCCTACCATTTTACTCATGATGCAGCAGCGGTTGTACTCTCAGAGAGGCCTTGAG TCAGAAGGAATCTTTCGAATCAATCCAGAAAACGGACAGGAAGAGTATGTTAGGGAGCAACTGAACAATGGATTGATCCCGGATGACATTGATGTCCACTGTTTAGCAGGTCTCATTAAG GCGTGGTTCAGAGAGCTCCCGAAGGGGGTGTTGGATTGTGTGGAGGCGGAGCAAGTGATGCAGGCGCAGTCGGAGGAGGAGTGCTGCCATGTGGTGAGCCTCCTTCCGCCCACAGAAGCAGCACTGCTGGACTGGGCGATCAATCTGATGGCCGATGTTGCTCAGATGGAGCATCTCAACAAGATGAATGCGCGCAACGTGGCTATGGTCTTTGCTCCAAACATGACTCAG ATGTCTGATCCTCTGACAGCGCTAATGTACGCCGTCCAAGTGATGAACTTCCTCAAGACTCTGATTGAGAAGACACTGAGACAGAGAGAGGAATGTGAACCGGTGATTCAACCGGTGCCCTCAGATGATGATCCTAAGAATAAAGCCGAATGTGAGATacgcgaggaggaggaggaagatgcCAAACATGAGGAATCAGACATGTTAGCAGATGGAAAAGGCCATTTTGGTGATATGCTAAGCAGCAACATGAGGCACATTCTTGAAGGTGGAAGGAATGAATGGAAGATTCGGAGGTCGAAATCGAGAAGTTGGAATGAAGTGAGGAAAGGATTGAAGAAAAACAGCTCTCAGtcagagggagagagagacaaGGAAGTGAGGGTGATTAGGCGTGCCAGATGA